A portion of the Treponema rectale genome contains these proteins:
- a CDS encoding clostripain-related cysteine peptidase, with translation MKKFRTGMFIWLVCAVLSVLFTSCWHNSEGSNEPEWVKESDWLFVFYYDADNNLNDEIYANMKQAEYALTRFRNEDGTVRTGMPSVNMVVLWDGQSEDGLDENGNVYAHPSSALFDLGADFDLEYKSCTSNKYGVGYVCYKNSAESERPLGDSFKMSSSTVDYKKEVSWLKNEPDMGSGKTLTEYMKWISRHYAAKHVVLCLSDHGAGTGKEMYADVTSSSRTLCYDDTNGGERCITSRNIKEALSAAGYTGENKISLLWMDVCLQSTAEIAYDLRGQADYMVASPNVSMSHEYAHLFSSFTSDTTVLDFGKTLVSAYHHDYYSIPMPAEEGSYYSGCSLFTMSLLDLNESKHEALKSAIDSFADALLEIEDDGVDSSKFYDFYSSYVKQDKDNYENTKDRGIVYGGTYVYLSDIGEMAKRAASYFSDNAALCSAAQNVLNELDASNNGVIVYSYAGKKGLEVCEVNTDAADSAMCLSELQPSDLGWFEVTEGQLYMTGGKDYLTGESVSTELAENYYGLTIETQNVTTKDDIRYYIILYIVTFKYPELETDDMSDETMEEIEDFSKELAALSDDELLNRFSAEAVAAGAKPLEVYYYVDNFKKLLKEADYVSSYSDYTGYSEKWGKVISLWQSGTQD, from the coding sequence ATGAAAAAATTTAGGACAGGTATGTTCATATGGCTTGTCTGTGCTGTGCTTTCGGTATTGTTTACGTCCTGCTGGCATAATTCAGAGGGATCTAACGAACCGGAATGGGTTAAGGAAAGCGACTGGCTTTTTGTTTTCTATTACGATGCTGACAATAATCTTAATGACGAAATTTATGCAAACATGAAGCAGGCAGAGTATGCTCTGACACGTTTCAGAAATGAAGACGGAACTGTAAGAACTGGAATGCCTTCTGTAAACATGGTTGTATTATGGGATGGACAAAGCGAAGACGGCCTTGATGAAAACGGTAACGTATACGCTCATCCTTCATCAGCTCTCTTTGATCTTGGAGCAGATTTTGATCTTGAATATAAAAGCTGTACTTCAAATAAGTACGGAGTGGGTTATGTATGCTATAAAAACTCAGCTGAATCAGAAAGACCTTTAGGTGATTCATTTAAGATGAGCAGCAGTACAGTTGATTACAAAAAAGAAGTTTCATGGTTAAAGAATGAACCTGACATGGGAAGTGGAAAAACTCTTACTGAATATATGAAATGGATTTCCCGTCATTATGCCGCAAAGCATGTAGTACTCTGTTTAAGTGATCATGGTGCGGGAACGGGTAAAGAAATGTATGCAGACGTAACTTCTTCTTCAAGAACTCTCTGTTATGATGATACAAATGGAGGCGAACGCTGCATTACAAGTCGTAACATTAAAGAAGCTCTTTCAGCTGCAGGATACACTGGTGAAAATAAAATCTCACTTCTCTGGATGGATGTCTGCCTTCAGTCTACTGCAGAAATTGCCTATGACTTGAGAGGTCAGGCTGATTACATGGTTGCTTCTCCAAACGTAAGCATGAGTCATGAGTATGCTCATTTATTCAGCAGCTTTACCAGTGATACTACAGTTCTTGATTTTGGAAAAACACTTGTAAGTGCTTATCATCATGATTATTATTCCATCCCTATGCCTGCAGAGGAGGGCTCTTATTACAGCGGTTGTTCCCTGTTTACAATGTCCCTTCTTGATCTTAATGAATCAAAGCATGAAGCTTTAAAGTCTGCCATTGATTCCTTTGCTGATGCTCTTCTGGAGATTGAAGATGACGGTGTAGATTCTTCGAAGTTTTATGATTTTTATTCTTCGTATGTAAAACAGGATAAGGATAATTATGAAAATACTAAAGACAGAGGCATCGTTTACGGCGGAACTTATGTTTATCTTTCAGATATAGGTGAAATGGCAAAAAGAGCCGCTTCTTATTTTTCTGATAATGCCGCACTCTGCTCAGCTGCACAGAATGTCCTGAATGAACTTGATGCCTCTAATAACGGCGTGATAGTTTATTCTTATGCCGGAAAAAAAGGTCTTGAAGTTTGTGAGGTAAATACTGATGCAGCAGATTCAGCAATGTGTTTAAGTGAGTTGCAGCCTTCTGATTTAGGTTGGTTTGAAGTTACTGAAGGTCAGCTTTACATGACTGGTGGAAAAGATTATCTTACTGGAGAGTCTGTATCAACTGAACTTGCAGAAAACTATTACGGTCTTACCATAGAAACTCAGAATGTCACAACTAAAGATGATATCAGATATTATATAATTTTATATATTGTTACCTTTAAGTATCCTGAGTTAGAAACGGATGATATGTCAGATGAGACCATGGAAGAAATTGAAGATTTTTCAAAAGAACTTGCAGCTTTAAGTGATGATGAGCTTTTAAATAGATTCTCAGCTGAAGCAGTAGCTGCCGGTGCAAAACCGCTGGAAGTATATTATTATGTTGATAATTTTAAGAAACTGCTTAAAGAAGCTGATTATGTTTCCAGCTATTCAGATTACACAGGTTATTCTGAAAAATGGGGTAAGGTAATCAGTCTCTGGCAGTCTGGAACTCAGGATTAA
- the dapB gene encoding 4-hydroxy-tetrahydrodipicolinate reductase, with product MKIALVGYGKMGHMLESTALSFGNEVVTTIDVIAPDAKVKVASGDYEAVAKAVIESGAEGVIEFTHPSSVMGNIKALLPSKIPLVVGTTGWNDKHEEVAALAAQCGGTVMTSANFSIGVNLFYKIVEEASKLINAFDEYDAAVWEMHHNQKADSPSGTALDVARHVLAGFTKKNEIVTDAFHSKPLPNQLHVSSTRCGSVPGTHTVYFDSPADTIELTHTARSRQGFASGAVHALENLKRFLDEGKLSSGKLYGMKDVFPEF from the coding sequence ATGAAGATTGCACTTGTTGGATACGGAAAAATGGGTCATATGCTTGAGTCAACGGCCCTTTCCTTCGGTAATGAAGTTGTTACGACAATTGATGTTATTGCTCCGGATGCAAAAGTAAAAGTTGCTTCCGGTGATTATGAGGCTGTAGCAAAAGCTGTGATTGAAAGCGGAGCGGAAGGAGTAATAGAGTTTACTCATCCATCTTCGGTTATGGGAAACATAAAGGCTCTTCTGCCTTCAAAAATACCTCTTGTAGTAGGAACTACCGGCTGGAACGATAAACATGAAGAAGTAGCTGCTCTTGCTGCACAGTGCGGCGGTACGGTTATGACCAGTGCAAACTTTTCTATCGGAGTAAATCTTTTCTATAAAATAGTAGAAGAAGCTTCAAAACTTATTAATGCTTTTGATGAATATGATGCAGCAGTCTGGGAAATGCACCACAATCAGAAAGCAGATTCTCCAAGCGGAACGGCTTTAGATGTTGCCCGTCATGTGCTTGCAGGCTTTACAAAAAAGAATGAAATCGTAACGGATGCTTTCCACTCAAAGCCTCTTCCTAATCAGCTGCATGTTTCTTCAACAAGATGCGGTTCTGTTCCTGGAACTCACACTGTATATTTTGATTCTCCGGCAGATACAATTGAACTTACTCACACGGCAAGAAGCCGTCAGGGATTTGCCAGCGGTGCAGTTCACGCCCTCGAAAACCTTAAGCGTTTTCTGGATGAAGGAAAACTTTCTTCCGGAAAGCTTTACGGAATGAAGGACGTGTTCCCTGAGTTTTAG
- a CDS encoding caspase family protein yields MKRKEGFSVKKGFLIMLAVFLFPVVSYSQNAAGGESGGVDRYAVFIGCNSAGKNYQKLLYAGTDAMAFQKTMAEIGGISRSNGILLLEPSRTDLDDAMNSIAKKISEKKNGSKRSEFLFYYSGHSDENSLLLGKDRYDYSELKAAINNIPSDVHVVILDSCYSGNFIRTKGGQKQKPFLVDDSSVVKGHAYLSSSSSQEFSQESDEIGSSFFTNSMLTGLRGAADSSGDKKVTLNELYSYAFTETLAKTEKTSAGPQHPNYNITLVGSGDLVLSDITNSDSVLQIAADLTGRFIIRDENGKLISEVNKLHDSPVYLALEQGSYDVMLIERNRTRQGSFTLANGKVFKLSADSFKTVAVEDNRVRGQEDDSNEDNKDNEEKELVYVPVDFSIAANEISRTFGSPLRSNLSFGLFNTNIYELDGILFSGGISSTHVTRGVQAAALFNSTKSLSGVQAAGLFNVAHDTNGVQASSIFNRARDVKGIQAAAIFNSAHDFDGVQASSIFNSARNLRGVQASGIFNAADSINGVQASAIANIAGEINGLQSTGIFNKADYVSESGLQLGIINYAKNLDGIQIGLVNISDDGIFETSFSYTSNNNLRAVLTSGAKRFHSVFGFSMSAKNICRNNYSDGVTYDMIMGFGSRLEFSNLNFDFEIHANEIFHSDRIKEDAEDEVTYYPSARFAAGFAPSSHFKIFTGLIISVEHEKYEDSFYDFNSNIHFKYRDFTFHPEFEAGVSISFN; encoded by the coding sequence ATGAAAAGAAAGGAAGGTTTTTCTGTAAAAAAAGGTTTTCTGATTATGCTTGCAGTTTTTCTGTTTCCAGTGGTTTCTTATTCCCAGAATGCTGCCGGTGGTGAATCAGGAGGTGTAGACCGTTATGCAGTTTTCATCGGCTGTAATTCAGCAGGAAAAAACTATCAGAAACTTTTATATGCCGGAACTGACGCCATGGCTTTTCAGAAAACAATGGCAGAAATCGGAGGCATTTCAAGGTCAAACGGAATTCTTCTGCTTGAACCTTCAAGAACGGATCTTGATGATGCAATGAACAGTATTGCAAAAAAAATTTCAGAAAAGAAAAACGGTTCAAAACGTTCAGAATTTCTTTTCTATTATTCAGGTCACTCAGATGAGAATTCTCTTCTGCTGGGAAAAGACAGGTATGATTATTCTGAATTAAAAGCTGCCATCAATAATATTCCAAGTGATGTTCACGTGGTAATACTTGATTCCTGCTATTCAGGAAATTTTATCAGGACAAAGGGAGGTCAGAAACAGAAACCCTTCCTTGTAGATGACTCCTCCGTAGTAAAAGGACATGCTTATCTTTCTTCCAGTTCTTCCCAGGAATTTTCCCAGGAGTCTGACGAGATCGGTTCGTCATTCTTTACTAATTCAATGCTTACGGGATTAAGGGGTGCAGCAGACAGTTCAGGAGATAAAAAAGTTACGCTGAATGAACTTTATTCCTATGCGTTTACAGAAACTCTTGCTAAAACGGAAAAAACGAGCGCAGGACCACAGCATCCTAATTACAATATTACTCTTGTAGGATCAGGAGATCTTGTACTTTCTGATATTACTAATTCAGACAGTGTCCTTCAGATTGCAGCAGATTTGACCGGCCGTTTTATAATCAGGGATGAAAACGGAAAACTGATTTCGGAAGTAAACAAGCTTCATGATTCTCCGGTGTATCTTGCCCTTGAGCAGGGAAGTTATGACGTTATGCTTATAGAAAGAAACAGAACCAGACAGGGCAGTTTTACACTTGCTAATGGAAAGGTTTTTAAGCTTTCTGCTGATTCGTTTAAAACTGTTGCGGTTGAGGATAACAGAGTCAGGGGACAGGAAGACGACAGTAATGAAGATAATAAAGATAATGAGGAAAAAGAACTGGTTTATGTTCCTGTAGATTTTTCTATTGCTGCAAATGAAATTTCCCGTACTTTTGGAAGTCCGCTGCGTTCTAATCTGTCCTTTGGACTTTTTAATACAAATATTTATGAACTTGACGGTATTCTTTTTTCCGGAGGTATAAGTTCTACTCACGTAACCAGGGGTGTTCAGGCAGCTGCTCTGTTCAACAGTACAAAGTCCCTTTCTGGTGTTCAGGCTGCAGGTCTTTTCAATGTGGCGCATGATACGAATGGTGTACAGGCTTCTTCAATATTCAACAGGGCCCGTGATGTAAAAGGCATTCAGGCTGCTGCAATATTCAACAGTGCTCATGATTTTGACGGAGTACAGGCTTCCTCTATTTTTAACTCTGCACGTAATCTCAGGGGTGTGCAGGCTTCAGGTATATTTAATGCTGCAGATTCCATTAATGGTGTTCAGGCATCGGCAATCGCAAATATTGCAGGAGAGATTAACGGACTTCAGTCAACGGGAATATTCAACAAGGCAGATTACGTTTCGGAAAGCGGTCTTCAGCTGGGTATCATAAATTATGCAAAGAATCTTGATGGCATACAGATTGGTCTTGTTAATATTTCTGATGACGGTATTTTTGAAACAAGTTTTTCTTATACGTCTAATAATAATCTGCGTGCAGTTCTTACATCGGGTGCTAAGCGATTTCATTCTGTATTCGGATTTTCAATGTCTGCAAAAAATATATGCCGGAATAATTACAGTGACGGAGTAACCTATGACATGATTATGGGGTTTGGTTCCAGGCTTGAATTTAGCAATCTGAATTTTGATTTTGAAATCCATGCAAATGAAATATTTCACAGTGACCGCATAAAGGAAGATGCTGAGGATGAAGTTACATATTATCCTTCCGCAAGATTTGCCGCAGGATTTGCACCGTCAAGTCATTTTAAGATTTTTACAGGTCTGATTATTTCTGTTGAACATGAAAAATATGAAGATTCTTTTTATGACTTTAACAGTAACATTCATTTTAAGTACAGAGACTTTACTTTCCATCCGGAGTTTGAAGCAGGGGTAAGTATTTCGTTTAATTAA
- a CDS encoding ExbD/TolR family protein, with amino-acid sequence MIRRFIRHKVDDAGSSGSLNDLSFLLIIFFIVIAGFNVNKGFLLNLPSKDKPVTVNCNDIMKCSLCADGTLILDGDAVTLETLSGKISEKISIWPNMTFLLVINPDTSYQNVVDVISYIRKLKVENFSFRMEKPEE; translated from the coding sequence ATGATAAGAAGATTTATTCGTCATAAAGTAGATGATGCCGGAAGTTCCGGATCACTTAATGACCTTTCTTTTCTGCTTATAATATTTTTTATTGTAATTGCCGGCTTTAATGTTAACAAAGGGTTTCTGCTTAATCTGCCTTCAAAAGACAAACCTGTTACAGTTAACTGTAATGACATAATGAAATGCAGTTTATGTGCAGACGGAACTTTAATTCTTGACGGTGATGCAGTTACTCTGGAAACGCTGTCGGGAAAAATAAGTGAGAAAATCAGTATATGGCCAAATATGACTTTTCTCTTAGTCATAAATCCGGACACTTCTTATCAGAATGTTGTTGATGTTATTTCTTACATAAGAAAACTGAAAGTAGAGAACTTTTCATTCAGAATGGAAAAGCCGGAGGAGTGA
- a CDS encoding energy transducer TonB — MKSLNFTSVFKYYRPFLFFIVFLLHALLIYSLNFKDEPVVTDTEEFVDAQVFKLVDVIEQLPPLPVEEKTYVEVTNQPAASEKIIETEEEVRIVQEEIDYLPQHKISSVPVIPSREVLSRIVYPPLALKQGIEGIVYLELYIDGEGVIRKINVLKDPGHGFAQSAVAALTGLTCIPANANGKNCAVRYRYPVKFTLN; from the coding sequence ATGAAGTCATTAAATTTTACTTCTGTATTTAAATATTATCGTCCTTTTCTTTTTTTTATAGTTTTTCTTCTTCATGCACTTTTGATTTATTCACTGAACTTTAAGGATGAACCGGTTGTGACAGATACGGAGGAGTTTGTTGATGCACAGGTTTTTAAGCTTGTTGATGTAATTGAACAGCTGCCACCTCTTCCTGTTGAAGAGAAGACTTACGTAGAGGTTACAAATCAGCCGGCAGCTTCAGAAAAAATAATAGAGACTGAAGAAGAAGTAAGGATTGTTCAGGAAGAAATAGATTATCTTCCCCAGCATAAAATATCTTCAGTTCCTGTAATACCGAGTCGGGAAGTTTTATCCAGAATTGTTTATCCGCCTCTTGCCCTTAAGCAGGGGATTGAAGGAATCGTATATCTTGAACTTTATATAGACGGAGAGGGTGTTATAAGGAAGATAAATGTCTTGAAGGATCCTGGACATGGTTTTGCTCAGTCTGCGGTTGCGGCTCTTACCGGTCTGACCTGTATTCCGGCAAATGCAAACGGAAAAAATTGTGCTGTCCGTTACAGATATCCTGTTAAGTTTACCCTTAATTAA
- a CDS encoding MotA/TolQ/ExbB proton channel family protein: MESGFSLIELFKLGGPFMWVLLAFSVATIAIIIERSIYLAWHNCKVSPFTDKIKSLLKNGNKAEAERYLASCTHRQTIASILLALLKSSVYGENRMERAAETEAQERLRRMESGFNYLTALSSLAPLTGFLGTVSGMIGAFQSIAMATDVNAQLVAGGIYEALITTVFGLIIAIVALVAYNLLIQRVDTFSAETSKAINDLSAVLLDENKIA, encoded by the coding sequence ATGGAATCAGGATTCAGCTTGATAGAATTATTTAAACTTGGCGGACCTTTTATGTGGGTTCTTCTTGCATTTTCTGTTGCAACAATTGCAATTATTATTGAACGCAGTATTTATCTTGCCTGGCACAATTGTAAGGTGTCTCCTTTTACAGATAAAATAAAGTCCCTGTTAAAAAACGGAAACAAAGCCGAGGCAGAAAGATATCTGGCTTCCTGTACACACAGACAGACTATTGCATCCATACTTCTTGCCCTGCTTAAGAGTTCTGTTTATGGAGAAAACAGGATGGAAAGAGCTGCAGAAACGGAAGCTCAGGAAAGACTCAGAAGAATGGAAAGCGGTTTTAATTATCTTACAGCTCTTTCTTCTCTTGCACCCCTTACAGGTTTTCTCGGAACAGTTTCCGGAATGATCGGTGCCTTTCAGTCTATTGCAATGGCTACTGATGTAAATGCCCAGCTGGTTGCAGGGGGAATCTACGAGGCTCTTATTACAACTGTATTCGGTCTGATCATAGCAATCGTAGCACTGGTAGCTTACAACCTGCTGATCCAGAGAGTAGATACTTTTTCAGCAGAAACTTCAAAAGCTATAAATGACCTTTCCGCAGTTCTGCTTGATGAAAATAAAATCGCCTGA
- a CDS encoding TonB-dependent receptor plug domain-containing protein, with the protein MKKVYLLGFLFLPALVFSRELKVSVFDGDLEFPLEGAALSLQGSTSSVYSDENGAAVFDVPDDVDSGIITSVLPGYAKSSVEFSSGDVFINVYMSMADVIEGEELIVKRTASQSGGEKTGVSTVISREEMQTTANVGIIEDCMSSVRTLPGVSYSGAWGSKPSIRGGEPKETSCLLDGMYTIFPWHWGGGASIFNPSIVDSIKLSNGVFSARYGRASSGLIEAETLKPDYEKFHVNASLSTTCADLFAQVPFGKNTGGMILGSHLTYLDPLCMAVKATGSDLLDSVERAPYIRDAFIKTSLTPYPELDISMIGFFGSDGIGIDLSEEDKGITTAAKLDYDIYQALGGLNVKYLVTDSFFLQGLLSYNGIYEDLEQKVTENGNVLYNQDFIEKYSSKYSGVYSGAGYELDNLETNVAERINSHLVFGKFEGEIQFSDMNQLCFGVEETFSTTTTKQNINGWSDIETSDGTFFKNINFSTYSKGNCVLDNSVYFSWVHGNENSLIESEVGVRGEFINLWNKKDDYTLNFIPDICPRASVTFTPVRNTSCFERVSFNAGSGIFVSIPMETMMFTKEMGLKNFDVHTNRALLGVIGAEAVFNGGWSVKLESYYRHYLSRIYTYSTLDAASNWEDISLFAKSNGQGHVFGLDFMLEKKREGIWDGYCSYSFVYARLKNPAGISGDESIEPGSDTELDKWFYPSYHRFHTVNLVSNWHFKNNWTLTVKGTLATGTPKEKTGGVTCYAAEMDDGTVIQRYTRSSFYSDTLRTQISCPVDLRIAKNWVSEDNKKSWEFYFALQDVFVNLYSPKGGKSFNSYTGEVSEVEDSADFNIGIPIPSLGFKMNF; encoded by the coding sequence ATGAAAAAAGTTTATTTGCTGGGATTTCTTTTTTTACCGGCATTAGTTTTTTCCAGGGAACTTAAGGTTTCTGTTTTTGACGGAGACCTTGAGTTTCCTCTTGAAGGTGCAGCTCTTTCTTTACAGGGCAGTACTTCTTCAGTTTATTCAGATGAAAATGGTGCGGCTGTTTTTGATGTTCCTGATGATGTAGATTCTGGAATTATAACATCCGTCCTTCCAGGCTATGCAAAAAGTTCAGTTGAGTTTTCTTCCGGCGATGTTTTTATAAATGTATACATGTCTATGGCAGATGTTATCGAAGGTGAAGAACTTATCGTAAAAAGAACTGCTTCTCAGTCCGGCGGAGAAAAAACAGGAGTTTCTACAGTAATAAGCAGGGAAGAAATGCAGACAACTGCAAATGTGGGAATTATAGAGGACTGCATGTCTTCCGTAAGAACTCTTCCTGGTGTTTCATACAGTGGTGCATGGGGCAGTAAGCCTTCCATCCGCGGCGGGGAACCTAAAGAAACTTCATGTCTTCTTGACGGAATGTATACGATTTTTCCGTGGCATTGGGGTGGCGGTGCATCTATTTTTAATCCGTCGATTGTTGATTCAATTAAACTTTCAAATGGAGTTTTTTCTGCAAGATACGGAAGGGCTTCTTCAGGTCTTATTGAAGCAGAAACTCTTAAACCGGATTATGAAAAGTTTCATGTCAATGCATCTCTTTCTACAACATGCGCTGATCTTTTTGCCCAGGTTCCTTTTGGTAAAAATACCGGCGGTATGATTTTAGGTTCTCATCTTACTTATCTGGATCCCCTCTGTATGGCAGTGAAGGCTACTGGAAGTGATCTGCTTGATTCCGTTGAGAGAGCTCCTTATATTCGTGATGCTTTTATCAAAACAAGCCTGACTCCTTATCCTGAACTTGATATTTCCATGATAGGATTTTTTGGTAGTGATGGTATAGGAATTGACTTGTCAGAAGAAGATAAGGGAATAACGACTGCAGCTAAACTTGATTATGATATATATCAGGCATTAGGTGGTCTTAACGTAAAGTATCTTGTAACTGACAGTTTTTTCCTTCAGGGACTTCTTTCTTATAATGGAATCTACGAGGACCTTGAACAGAAGGTAACGGAAAATGGAAATGTTTTATACAACCAGGATTTTATAGAAAAGTATTCATCAAAATATTCAGGAGTTTATTCCGGGGCCGGTTATGAGCTGGATAATCTTGAAACAAATGTAGCAGAAAGAATTAACAGTCATCTTGTTTTCGGTAAGTTTGAGGGAGAAATTCAATTCTCCGATATGAATCAGCTTTGCTTTGGTGTTGAAGAAACCTTTTCTACAACAACAACAAAACAAAATATCAACGGGTGGTCTGACATTGAAACCTCGGACGGAACTTTCTTTAAGAATATTAACTTTTCTACATACAGTAAGGGAAACTGCGTTCTGGATAATTCTGTATATTTTTCATGGGTTCATGGAAATGAAAACAGCCTTATTGAATCAGAAGTCGGAGTGAGGGGAGAGTTTATAAATCTCTGGAATAAAAAAGATGATTATACCCTTAACTTCATACCAGATATCTGTCCGAGGGCATCAGTAACATTTACTCCGGTGAGAAATACTTCCTGTTTTGAAAGAGTTTCCTTTAATGCAGGGTCTGGAATTTTTGTTTCTATACCTATGGAAACAATGATGTTTACAAAAGAAATGGGACTTAAGAACTTTGATGTTCATACTAACAGAGCACTTCTTGGCGTTATTGGTGCCGAAGCTGTATTTAACGGCGGCTGGAGTGTAAAACTTGAAAGTTATTACAGGCATTACCTTTCGAGAATTTACACTTACAGTACTCTTGATGCTGCAAGTAACTGGGAGGATATTTCTTTATTTGCAAAGTCAAACGGGCAGGGCCATGTGTTCGGACTTGATTTTATGCTGGAAAAGAAAAGGGAAGGTATATGGGACGGCTACTGTTCATACTCCTTTGTTTATGCACGGCTTAAAAATCCCGCAGGAATTTCTGGTGATGAATCAATTGAACCTGGCAGCGATACTGAACTGGATAAATGGTTTTATCCATCTTATCACCGTTTTCATACTGTAAATCTCGTAAGTAACTGGCACTTCAAGAATAACTGGACCCTTACCGTTAAGGGAACTCTTGCAACGGGAACTCCAAAAGAAAAGACAGGCGGTGTGACCTGTTATGCGGCAGAGATGGATGACGGTACTGTAATTCAGCGCTATACCCGCAGCTCTTTTTACAGCGATACTCTCAGAACTCAGATTTCCTGTCCTGTTGATTTAAGAATTGCAAAAAACTGGGTATCAGAAGACAACAAAAAATCCTGGGAGTTTTATTTTGCCCTTCAGGATGTATTTGTAAATCTTTATTCACCTAAAGGCGGAAAGTCATTCAACAGTTATACAGGTGAAGTAAGCGAAGTTGAAGACTCTGCTGACTTTAATATTGGAATTCCAATACCGTCCCTTGGATTTAAAATGAATTTCTAA
- a CDS encoding ExbD/TolR family protein: MVNIKRKRRNPSITTSSMSDIGFLLLIFIMLISLMNQRYEEKINYSESTEIEKTQSESNFEIWIQKNGTVSAEEKLLSPEELESLVVETVTENPEVRIHIIADRDTPYVYVDSVISVLQSLQHRVVSFVIKEK; this comes from the coding sequence ATGGTTAACATAAAAAGAAAACGCAGAAATCCTTCAATCACTACTTCTTCAATGTCAGACATTGGTTTTCTGCTGCTGATTTTTATAATGCTCATATCTTTAATGAATCAGAGATATGAAGAAAAAATAAATTATTCAGAAAGTACAGAAATTGAAAAAACGCAGTCTGAATCTAATTTTGAAATATGGATTCAGAAGAACGGAACGGTCTCTGCTGAAGAGAAGCTGCTTTCTCCGGAAGAACTGGAGTCACTTGTTGTTGAAACTGTAACGGAAAATCCTGAAGTCCGTATACACATTATTGCTGACCGGGATACTCCTTACGTTTATGTTGATTCAGTAATAAGTGTTCTTCAGTCACTGCAGCATAGAGTCGTAAGTTTTGTCATAAAGGAAAAATAA